CCTCATGGTTTTGCCTACAAAGTCCTTTGTCCTCTCCAACCGTGGAGGAAAAggctcccctgccctggggaacaGAGACTGGAGCAAGGGAAGAGCAGAAATACAGGTCAGCTCTCTTCAGTCAGCATGGTGGTGTGCTGTGTCCTCCTTTACAGAGGACCCAAGACGTGAAGCCCTGAACTGAGCTTGTGCTGTGGGGCTTTTAGGCTTGGCAGTTCACTTCCCTTGGGACCCCGGGGAGGGCAGCGGGGGCATTTGCTTTTATTCAGctaaagaaacaagcaaaaatgCACCACTGGTGTCTGCAAGCCCactgtgagcagctgctggctgtgggaaGCCATGCCCAGCCAAACGTGTAACTCAGATTGTGCCTGGCCACATCACGCCTGTGTTTAACCCGGCCCCTGCTCGTCTCCTACAGCCTTTTGGGCTGCAGGTGAGGGCCAGAAACACCAaaacaagcaaaggaaaaggtgGTGTTTCCATGAACTGGGAGTTCCGTGTTGCTGGGTCCCAgcgcagcccagcccagaggtCTCAGCTCCCACGTGCAAGCCCTGCCTGCACATCCCCAGCCAAGCTGAGCACTGTGGCCATTCCTGTCACTCACAGGGACGCTGCCTTTCcctcctggaggagctggcacCGAGCAGCTTTGCAGGATGCTTTACTCTTCTCCTTCCAGTTGCTTTGTTCTCTCGCTTCCCTGCTGTTTCCTTGGAAAAGTTAATTTCCCCTATGGACTTTCTTTAGATGGAAACATTCCCCCTCAGTGGATTTGGAGAGCACAGAAAACAACAGTTTCCAGCCTGAATGGAAATAATTAGAGACACTTTTTGGAGAGGAAGAAATGGGCATGAACTGAGAAATCTTGCACCCCTATATCCATGCCTGGGGTCACTCTGTGGGTGAGATTTCttacattgttttctttctctctctgtgtttccctctctttctctttctgtatcCAAACAGCGAAAGGTGAAGGAAATTAAGATTAGATGTGGCCTGGATTTATGGCAACAGCTTCCCAAAATCTCCTGTTCCAGCTCCAACTCACTCCCTATcaccttctgcagcagctggcaccAGCAAAAAGCAAATGTAACATGTTACTGAAGTGTTATGTCTCTTTATGCACTCACCTGAGGCTGGTGCtagctgcagcaggaggtgtTGGGTGGTGGAAAATCAGATGTTTCAGCTATTGCTTCAGATTGCTCTGCCTGGAAAAAGGCAGTGGGGTGAGAGGGACAGCAGCCTGCTGCGGGGATGGCTGGGGCAGGATTCACGCTGTAAGCCTCCTCTGAACAGACTTTGGAGTATtactcttgggaaaaaaaaagtgattttcctTGGGAAGCTGAGGCAAGGGCAGCCGTGGTCAGCAGTGCAGCTGGCACAGTCAGTGTGACCAGTGCCTGTCCTGGGCTCCAGCTGCTTCCCCCTGCAAGGAGCACCAGCTCCCAGGAATGCCgcctcccctgctgctctcaggtgCTCTGCTGAGCCTTAATTTTTGAAGAGAGAGCAAGAGGattaattttctcagaaaacacGGTACAAAGTGGAGATGTTCTGTGGAGAGAgaatgattttttcccctccatgcTCATGATAGAAAATTGTAATAGGCGTTCTTCTGATGAGTGTTGCAGTACTTATCAGGGTAAATTTAGTATTGCCTCCTATTATAAATGACAAGAAAGGTATGgctaaaaccaaaattttatCCTGGCATTTCAGAAGCAGCTGTACTTAGATAAAGTATTTTTGCTCATCTTTTCAAATTGGGATAAATTAACTGCTGGGTTTGGAATTTCCTGCCAGGTCAAAGTCCTGTTACAGCACTGCTTATAGTCAGACTGGGTAAAAACCACCAAAATGGAAAGTACTGAGGTAAAAGTTTTAATTATTAAGAGTCTAGAGCTGAGAAGAGGGAAATCACAACCCATCAACAACCCTACTGCTCCCTCACCATGTGAGTGTGAGCAAAATACCTTGTTTTATGTGTCCCAGAGGAAACATGGATGGATTCCTCCTCCTGAGGACACTGTGGGATGGTGTGGGTAGGCTAAAACAGCAAAAGGGGAAGCCAGAGGGTGGCCAAAGGGATGGGGGTGTCATTTTTTGCAatgtgctctgtgcaggggCACTGTTGGTGTCAGGGGAGTGGTGTGGggggctgagctcagcctcCATCCTGACCCAGTGGTGCAAATGGGCTGAAatgagcagggagagctgggcaaACCTCACGTGTGGGACAGAACAGCACTGCAACACATTGCTTGGGAGTGTCTGGCAGGGGGTCCCCTCGGCTCTGGATGCAAATGCAAGGACAGATGTACAGGGAGAACTGTGGTTTTGAGAAGGATTTTGGAGACCAAAAGCATTTGGTATGGATGGAAACCACTTGCTTTCctcatccttttccttttccttttccttttccttttccttttccttttccttttccttttccttttccttttccttttccttttccttttccttttccttttccttttccttttccttttccttttccttttccttttccttttccttttccttttccttttccttttccttttccttttccttttccttttccttttccttttccttttccttttccttctcctctcctctcctctcctctcctctcctttcgCCCTGAGCCCCCTGGGAACAGTTTATCTGGCCGTGGAAGCCTCCCGGGGATTTCTCTGAGAGCTGGTGccatccccagtgtcacctggaGTGGATGATCACTGCTCAgaacagctccctcagcccaAACCAGCGTAATCAGCTTCAAAACTTCTCTGAGGCTGTGAGGCCAGCAGCACTCTGGATGTCCCTCAGAGGTGAAGAATCACTACAGCTGCTCaaaggaaaactgcattttcctgcagttcttctgtctgagcagagcagctgtcCCTGGGAGGTGACAGCCAGGAGCCTTTGCGGCTCCTTGAGTGGCCAGATGTCTTCTCTGGgttctcctctccctttcccctgaCTTCTGTCTTTCTCCTTACCCTCAGTTAGACTTTTATCTCCCTCTTGGTTCTTCACAGGTTTTTGTGGCTGTGTTTTCACTCCGAGGGCCTctctccctgcacaggcacGGCAGCCCcgtggctggagctgctgctccccagcctggagaggacCTGCCCTGTGCTCCATCACTCTCGGCCTGTTGCCAGGCAACGCAGCATCACATGGCTTTCACTCCCAAACAAATTGCAGACACAGGGCATTCTTCTCCTGCTCTTCCAGAGAGGGACCTCACCTGCCGCCCTGGCAGCCCTGAGGGGTCTCCAGTGGTCACTGGTGGAtgctggctttgctgcagctcctcGCTTTGCCTCCCCATCTGCCACCTTGGCACCTGGCAAGGCGCACACTGGGTTTTGTTGGAAGGTTTGTTTGGTGGTTTGTGGGGCTCCCTCCGGGCACAGCCCCACTTGGAGTGGTGGGAAACCCTGCTGTGATCCTTGTCTCCCTCAGGGAATTGTTTAACAGCTGTCCCACCCTCAGACTGCCCAGGGCTACCCAGGAATTACCCAGGAGTTTTGTTTTCACAAGTCCAAAGGCTGAAATGGCTCCAGAAGTTGAGGCACGGCCCGAGGTTGCTTGCTGTCAGCGGGCTGATGGACTGTCAGATCCATCTCAGGGGCAGGACACACGTCTCACTGTCTCCCAACCCATAATGTACAAATCGTGTTTCCTGACAGCCATATAACACTCCTGAGAGCTAATTTTGGCACAATTATCACCATTTCAGGTCATAAAAGTCACTCAGCACTCAGCCACCTGATTAGAGCTGTCAGCCAAAGCCTGCTGCAACCACTGCAGGGGTTGAGCAGCATGGAAAAGCACACATGGCTTATCCCACATGAAATGCTGAGCCAGAGAGGAGCACACATCCTGTTCCCAGGGGGAATGTGTTGCAAATGCCCTGTCACAGGCAGGAGGAGTGCTAGAGGAAGGAAGCACATCTCTCCCAAAGCAGGATGTGCCTTCAGAAAGCACATTTTGCATGTGTCCTCCTGCATTTCCACACTGGCAGCTGGACTTGGCAGTGTCCAGCTTCCATCACAGAAAAAGTTCCTGTCCTTCCATCACAGAAAGAGTTCCAGTCCTTCCATCACAGAAAGAGTTCCAGTCCTTCCATCACAGAAAGAGTTCCAGTCCTTCCATCACAGGAAGAGTTCCAGTCCTTCCATCACAGAAAGAGTTCCAGTCCTTCCATCACAGAAAGAGTTCCAGTCCTTCCATCACAGAAAGAGTTCCAGTCCTTCCATCACAGAAAGAGTGTCCAGTCCTTCCATCACAGAAAGAGTTCCAGTCCTTCCATCACAGGAAGAGTTCCAGTCCTTCCATCACAGGAAGAGTTCCAGTCCTTCCTCATAGGAAGAGTTCCAGTCCTTCCATCACAGGAAGAGTTCCAGTCCTTCCATCACAGGAAGAGTTCCAGTCCTTCCATCACAGAAAGTGTCCAGCCCTTCCATCAGAGGAAGAAGCCTGCTAGCTGCTTTAGGTGTCTGGTCAAAACTGAGAGAGACTAAATGTGGGAAGTCAGAAAcctcccagctgggaatggagcaCTACAGTGGAGACCAGAACGTGGTTAAGGGGGTCCTGAtctgctccagggaaggaactgagcagagcagctccctggcacgGTGTGACACTGGAAAGGTGTAGGCTGACAGCTAAGGGGATCCTCTTGCACCCTTTGTTGGGAACTTTCAGGCTCCATTAGCTCTCTGAAATGCCTGTGCAGCAATGCACACGGCATGGGGCATAAACAAGAAGATTTAGAGATCTCTGTGTGGTCACAGAGCCATAATCTCATCACAGTTACAGGTCATGGGGAACAGGAGAGCTACTTGAGGCCTGGAGAAAAGCCAAGTCACTCCAGAGCTCAAAAAGGGCACGAAGGAGGAGCCAGGGAAGTGCAGGCCAGTCAgcctcagctccatccctggaaaggtCATGGAACAGCTCATCCTGAGTGTCATCTCCACACGTGGGGAGGAGAAGGTCTCCAGGTGCAGTCAGCATGGGTTCAGCAAGGGGAAATCATGCTCCACCAGTGTGATAGGCTTTGGGGATGGAATGACTGTGTGGGTAggtgaggggagagcagtggtTCCTGTCAGCCCTGGCTTCAGCAGAGTCCTTGGCACTGTCCCACAACATCCTCCTAGTGCGGGTGGGAGGCTGAGAGATTGGACAGTGGCTGGAGAactggcagagctcagggcgTTCTGGTGGTGGCCCAGAGTCCAGCTGGAGGCCTGTAActggtgctgctccccaggagtCACTGCTGGGCCCAGTCCTGTTCAGCTGAATTCAGCCATGACCTGAGGAAGGGGCATTGCCTGTGGAGGACACGCCACGAGCTTTGTCACGGGATAAACGCAGAGGAGGACTCTAGGAGATCTGGGCCTGAGCCCCTGGGGCTGAATGGAGTGCAGGTGTCCCCGGGAACCCTCTCTTGTCACCTTTGCTGTGTCCCCTCAGCGCAGGTGCTGGAGGCTGCACGGCTTTAGGCGGAGGCAGGTGGCACCTGCTCTGGGAACACAttgtccctgcagccagcagggaccagCAGCTGGGTTTCTCAGCTCCCCTTTCCTCCTGGGCACCGGTGCTGAGCCCTAGAACAGGCAAGCTGCAGGgccagagggggaaaaaggagat
The sequence above is a segment of the Vidua chalybeata isolate OUT-0048 chromosome 14, bVidCha1 merged haplotype, whole genome shotgun sequence genome. Coding sequences within it:
- the LOC128795098 gene encoding uncharacterized protein LOC128795098 isoform X2, giving the protein MQMQGQMYRENCGFEKDFGDQKHLVFVAVFSLRGPLSLHRHGSPVAGAAAPQPGEDLPCAPSLSACCQATQHHMAFTPKQIADTGHSSPALPERDLTCRPGSPEGSPVVTGGCWLCCSSSLCLPICHLGTWQGAHWVLLEGHKSHSALSHLIRAVSQSLLQPLQGLSSMEKHTWLIPHEMLSQRGAHILFPGGMCCKCPVTGRRSARGRKHISPKAGCAFRKHILHVSSCISTLAAGLGSVQLPSQKKFLSFHHRKSSSPSITERVPVLPSQKEFQSFHHRKSSSPSITERVPVLPSQKEFQSFHHRKSSSPSITERVSSPSITERVPVLPSQEEFQSFHHRKSSSPSS
- the LOC128795098 gene encoding uncharacterized protein LOC128795098 isoform X1, with protein sequence MQMQGQMYRENCGFEKDFGDQKHLVFVAVFSLRGPLSLHRHGSPVAGAAAPQPGEDLPCAPSLSACCQATQHHMAFTPKQIADTGHSSPALPERDLTCRPGSPEGSPVVTGGCWLCCSSSLCLPICHLGTWQGAHWVLLEGHKSHSALSHLIRAVSQSLLQPLQGLSSMEKHTWLIPHEMLSQRGAHILFPGGMCCKCPVTGRRSARGRKHISPKAGCAFRKHILHVSSCISTLAAGLGSVQLPSQKKFLSFHHRKSSSPSITERVPVLPSQKEFQSFHHRKSSSPSITERVPSFHHRKSSSPSITGRVPVLPHRKSSSPSITGRVPVLPSQEEFQSFHHRKCPALPSEEEAC
- the LOC128795098 gene encoding uncharacterized protein LOC128795098 isoform X3, with the protein product MQMQGQMYRENCGFEKDFGDQKHLVFVAVFSLRGPLSLHRHGSPVAGAAAPQPGEDLPCAPSLSACCQATQHHMAFTPKQIADTGHSSPALPERDLTCRPGSPEGSPVVTGGCWLCCSSSLCLPICHLGTWQGAHWVLLEGHKSHSALSHLIRAVSQSLLQPLQGLSSMEKHTWLIPHEMLSQRGAHILFPGGMCCKCPVTGRRSARGRKHISPKAGCAFRKHILHVSSCISTLAAGLGSVQLPSQKKFLSFHHRKSSSPSITERVPVLPSQKEFQSFHHRKSSSPSITERVPVLPSQKEFQSFHHRKSSILPSQEEFQSFHHRKSSSPSS